The Ensifer canadensis genome has a segment encoding these proteins:
- the repB gene encoding plasmid partitioning protein RepB: protein MSKSPRKSIVASFGLLSSELETELVEQKPATPVPSGGNRVGAGVVAAAHRAIDDIRSERDRLRALIESGAAAVRHLDPSLVDPSPYPDRLTDDNGANFEAFKRSIETEGQKVPVQVRKHPSSPNRFQIVYGHRRWLAARQLGRPVLALEVEISDLDLVLAQGIENANRQDLTWIERALFASRMDQAGIKPRYIYAALAIEDAELARMRNVYRVVPADIIEAIGRAPKIGRPRWLELAKTVSDVPTAIETLRAVLVEKLDATETSDQRFQRLLNTVKPVPPRRVAPAISDKRGRRLATLVASPKEVRIAAEGSLGTEFLKFLQAELPSLAERFASEHEQEQS from the coding sequence ATGAGCAAATCTCCTCGCAAATCAATCGTCGCCAGTTTTGGGCTGCTATCATCGGAGCTGGAAACCGAATTGGTCGAGCAAAAGCCGGCTACCCCGGTGCCGTCAGGCGGTAATCGTGTCGGAGCCGGTGTCGTCGCCGCGGCGCACCGTGCAATCGACGACATCCGATCAGAACGAGACCGGCTGAGAGCCCTCATTGAGTCGGGTGCAGCCGCTGTTCGGCACTTGGATCCCTCACTCGTTGATCCCTCCCCGTACCCGGACAGACTGACTGATGATAATGGGGCGAACTTCGAGGCATTTAAGCGCTCGATCGAAACCGAGGGACAGAAGGTTCCGGTTCAGGTCCGCAAGCATCCCTCCAGTCCCAATCGCTTTCAGATTGTCTACGGCCATCGACGTTGGCTTGCTGCTCGACAGCTTGGGAGGCCCGTACTGGCCCTCGAAGTCGAAATTTCGGATCTCGACCTTGTCCTCGCACAAGGCATAGAAAATGCGAACCGCCAGGATCTCACCTGGATCGAGCGGGCGTTGTTTGCATCGCGGATGGACCAGGCAGGGATCAAACCGCGCTATATCTACGCTGCTCTGGCGATAGAAGACGCCGAATTGGCGAGAATGCGAAACGTATACAGGGTCGTTCCTGCCGATATCATCGAGGCTATCGGCCGTGCCCCAAAGATCGGACGGCCACGTTGGCTCGAACTTGCCAAGACAGTTAGCGACGTCCCGACAGCCATCGAAACACTCCGGGCTGTGCTGGTGGAGAAATTAGACGCGACTGAAACCTCCGATCAGCGTTTCCAGCGTCTTCTGAACACCGTCAAGCCCGTCCCTCCAAGGAGGGTTGCGCCGGCGATATCGGATAAACGCGGTAGGCGGCTTGCCACCTTGGTGGCGTCTCCAAAAGAGGTCCGAATTGCAGCCGAGGGATCGCTGGGGACTGAGTTTCTGAAGTTTCTACAGGCGGAGTTGCCCAGCCTTGCTGAGCGCTTTGCCAGTGAACATGAACAGGAGCAATCCTGA
- a CDS encoding FitA-like ribbon-helix-helix domain-containing protein — protein sequence MASMTIRNLDDALKQRLRVRAASHGRSMEDEARDILRAALSTAGQRPTNLARAIRARIEPLGGVELKVPARDPIRDAPDFGA from the coding sequence ATGGCCAGCATGACGATCCGAAATCTCGACGATGCGCTTAAACAGCGTCTGAGGGTGCGCGCCGCCTCGCATGGTCGATCGATGGAAGACGAAGCACGCGACATTCTTCGCGCTGCGCTATCCACCGCCGGCCAGCGGCCAACCAATCTGGCGCGTGCCATTCGCGCCCGTATCGAACCCCTCGGGGGCGTAGAGCTCAAGGTACCTGCACGCGACCCGATTCGTGACGCTCCGGATTTTGGCGCGTGA
- the repA gene encoding plasmid partitioning protein RepA gives MAIANRVEPVVGTKEDAADKIMRHAGILSGQLQQLRTRMYPPKSEKALRSFLTNEVSKLTSIPDSTLKLLSTEGRGPVPNRLENNHRVYTLSQINELRELFAKQKPAEALRFLPRRRGGEHLQVVAIANFKGGSAKTTTCVHLCHYLALHGYRVLALDLDPQASLSAMFGAQPEVDVGPNETIYAALRYDEAERRPIRDIIRKSYFDGIDLIPGNLEVMEYEHETPRVLANKSGSGAIFFERLKLALSEVEADYDVVILDTPPSLGFLTLSAIYAATSMIITVHPAMLDVASMNQFLLMMGDLISVLNESGAQLDQDFIRYLITRHDPNDAPQSQVVAMLRHLFGSDVLLPTAIESTAVEAAGLAKRSLYELEMGQIGRDTQKRAREAVDAVNEAIVRLINDSWGRT, from the coding sequence ATGGCGATAGCAAACCGAGTAGAACCCGTCGTGGGCACCAAGGAAGATGCCGCCGACAAAATCATGCGGCATGCCGGGATTCTGTCCGGGCAATTGCAGCAGCTCAGAACTCGCATGTATCCGCCAAAGTCGGAAAAGGCCCTGCGTTCGTTCCTCACCAATGAAGTGTCGAAACTGACGTCCATACCCGATTCCACCCTCAAGCTCCTGTCCACCGAAGGACGTGGACCGGTGCCCAATCGGCTCGAGAACAATCATCGCGTTTACACGCTGTCCCAGATCAACGAGCTGCGGGAATTGTTCGCCAAGCAGAAGCCGGCGGAGGCCTTGCGGTTCCTCCCACGCCGCCGTGGCGGGGAGCATCTCCAAGTTGTTGCGATTGCCAACTTCAAAGGCGGCAGCGCAAAGACGACGACCTGCGTCCACCTATGTCATTATCTGGCTCTCCACGGCTACCGCGTCCTTGCACTCGACCTGGACCCTCAGGCGTCCCTGTCGGCCATGTTCGGCGCGCAGCCGGAGGTCGATGTGGGGCCAAACGAAACAATTTACGCCGCACTTCGCTATGATGAGGCCGAACGTCGGCCAATCCGCGATATTATCCGCAAGTCATACTTCGATGGCATCGACCTGATCCCGGGAAACCTGGAGGTCATGGAGTATGAGCACGAGACACCCCGCGTTCTGGCAAACAAATCGGGTTCTGGCGCCATCTTCTTCGAGCGATTGAAGCTTGCACTCTCCGAGGTCGAGGCAGATTACGACGTCGTTATTCTGGATACGCCGCCGTCGCTCGGGTTTCTCACGCTGAGCGCGATATACGCCGCGACCAGCATGATCATAACTGTCCATCCAGCCATGCTCGATGTCGCATCAATGAACCAGTTCCTTCTGATGATGGGCGATCTCATCAGCGTTCTGAACGAGAGCGGAGCCCAGCTGGATCAGGATTTCATTCGATACCTGATAACACGGCATGACCCCAATGACGCCCCGCAGTCCCAGGTCGTCGCGATGCTGAGGCACCTGTTCGGCTCCGACGTGCTGTTGCCAACCGCTATTGAGAGTACCGCGGTTGAGGCCGCCGGGCTTGCAAAGCGCTCCCTCTATGAACTCGAGATGGGACAGATTGGTCGCGATACGCAAAAGCGTGCCCGTGAAGCTGTTGACGCAGTAAATGAGGCAATCGTTCGCTTGATCAATGACAGCTGGGGACGGACATGA
- a CDS encoding relaxase/mobilization nuclease domain-containing protein, producing the protein MSEFLQSVDAEFRIGADRPRLVVRHVKKGRSHFHLAIAEVDPTTLLVLDCRNDFARLEGLARRYEQSHDETVQPTHTKRCQRKVEGFSDVARKRAERTTPKFDRTKLKQAFAASGKAFAREIARQGLRIEDGDKGPILVTAAGTFVAAANRSVGVRRDDFSKFLEDYTHDGNYFRINAHPDVGRTEHRDAPPAPGAPGYAGQPGSHSAAPGPSEAHSRRPTSAGRGTEDRRRAARSSVTPIARRLRREQLFLRRLGKLDLDDLLRRPRKWRHG; encoded by the coding sequence TTGAGCGAGTTCCTGCAATCTGTCGATGCTGAATTTCGGATCGGTGCCGACCGCCCGCGTCTTGTCGTGCGTCATGTGAAAAAGGGGAGATCGCATTTCCACCTCGCCATCGCCGAGGTCGATCCGACGACGCTGCTCGTGTTGGATTGCAGGAACGATTTCGCCAGGCTTGAAGGCCTCGCTCGTCGTTACGAGCAGAGCCACGACGAAACCGTCCAGCCAACCCACACCAAACGTTGCCAGCGCAAGGTCGAAGGATTTTCCGATGTTGCCCGCAAACGCGCCGAGCGGACGACTCCGAAGTTTGATCGAACAAAACTGAAACAGGCATTCGCCGCAAGCGGCAAAGCCTTTGCCCGCGAAATTGCCCGCCAGGGTCTTCGGATCGAAGACGGCGACAAGGGACCGATCCTTGTCACCGCAGCTGGAACGTTCGTTGCCGCGGCAAATCGTTCTGTCGGAGTCCGCCGCGACGATTTCTCAAAATTCCTGGAGGACTACACTCATGACGGAAATTATTTCCGCATCAATGCGCACCCTGACGTCGGTCGAACGGAACACCGAGATGCTCCTCCCGCTCCTGGCGCTCCTGGATATGCCGGACAGCCCGGATCGCATAGCGCAGCTCCTGGACCTTCTGAAGCTCATTCTCGACGCCCAACATCAGCAGGCCGAGGCACTGAAGATCGTCGGAGAGCGGCTCGATCGTCTGTCACGCCGATAGCTCGACGTCTTCGACGGGAGCAGTTGTTCCTGCGTCGGCTTGGAAAACTTGACCTGGATGACCTCCTCAGACGCCCCCGGAAATGGCGGCATGGATGA
- a CDS encoding trans-sulfuration enzyme family protein yields the protein MRIETKAIHIGRSVDPATGAVSLPLHTSTTFQRGADGTFPSGFEYIRDANPTRNAFEAAMASLEGGSAALAFSSGMAAITAVFEGHATGGRIIVPDDMYFGIRSLIDETDIGKRFEFKPVDMRDLDALRVAVTVAPTGLVWIETPSNPLIRIVDIQAACAIAHEGGALAVVDNTWATPVLQRPLELGADAVMHSATKYIGGHSDLMAGVVVVPEGSPLERPLRMIQRHKGSVAAAFDCWLALRGLQTLPIRMRAHCQGAQKIAEALVAHPDVEKVLFPGLHDDPGHGLAQQQMSGYGAMLSFVIRGGAEAAMVVAGRLKLVTRATSLGGTHTLIEHRASVEGPKTMAPAGLLRLSVGLEHPQDIIDDLIQALKGLG from the coding sequence ATGCGTATCGAGACAAAGGCAATCCATATCGGCCGCAGCGTCGATCCGGCGACCGGCGCTGTTTCGCTCCCCCTGCACACGAGTACGACCTTTCAACGCGGCGCTGACGGTACGTTTCCCTCCGGCTTTGAATACATCCGGGATGCGAACCCGACGCGCAACGCCTTCGAGGCTGCGATGGCCTCGCTCGAAGGCGGGAGCGCGGCTCTGGCCTTTTCGTCTGGCATGGCGGCGATCACCGCCGTGTTCGAGGGGCATGCCACCGGTGGCCGTATCATCGTTCCGGACGATATGTATTTTGGTATCCGCTCGCTCATTGACGAGACGGACATCGGCAAGCGTTTTGAATTCAAGCCGGTCGATATGCGCGATCTCGATGCCTTGCGTGTCGCGGTCACGGTAGCGCCGACAGGGCTTGTTTGGATCGAAACTCCGTCAAATCCGCTGATCCGTATTGTCGATATCCAGGCGGCATGTGCGATCGCGCACGAGGGCGGCGCGCTTGCCGTAGTGGACAACACATGGGCGACACCGGTGCTTCAGCGTCCGCTTGAACTGGGCGCGGATGCCGTCATGCACTCGGCGACAAAATATATTGGCGGGCACTCCGATCTCATGGCGGGTGTCGTCGTCGTTCCCGAGGGATCGCCCCTGGAGCGACCGTTGCGCATGATCCAGCGACACAAGGGAAGTGTGGCTGCGGCCTTCGACTGCTGGTTGGCTCTGCGGGGTTTGCAGACCTTGCCCATCCGAATGCGGGCACATTGCCAGGGCGCGCAGAAGATAGCGGAAGCGTTGGTTGCTCATCCAGATGTCGAGAAGGTGCTATTTCCTGGCCTGCATGACGATCCGGGCCATGGGCTCGCGCAGCAGCAAATGAGCGGCTACGGCGCAATGCTGTCCTTCGTTATTCGGGGTGGGGCCGAGGCCGCAATGGTGGTCGCCGGTCGGCTCAAGCTCGTGACGCGGGCCACAAGCCTCGGCGGGACACACACGCTCATCGAGCATCGCGCATCCGTCGAAGGCCCGAAAACAATGGCCCCGGCGGGACTGCTCCGCCTGTCGGTCGGGCTGGAGCATCCTCAGGACATCATCGACGATCTGATACAAGCTCTGAAGGGCCTTGGCTGA
- a CDS encoding ATP-binding cassette domain-containing protein, producing the protein MSIDETLGESIRLGARIGPRGALPDLSTMMDRLGLARSLLNRNPNQLSGGQKQRVCIARALLARPQIIVADEPTSALDVSVQAEIVALLASPSGT; encoded by the coding sequence ATGAGCATCGACGAGACGCTTGGCGAGAGCATTCGGCTCGGCGCAAGGATAGGCCCCAGGGGAGCGCTACCCGACCTTTCGACCATGATGGATCGGCTGGGTCTTGCCCGAAGCTTGCTCAACCGCAATCCGAATCAGCTCTCCGGCGGACAAAAGCAGCGCGTTTGTATCGCCCGGGCCTTGCTGGCTAGACCTCAGATCATTGTTGCGGATGAGCCGACATCAGCGCTCGACGTGTCCGTTCAGGCCGAAATCGTCGCGCTTCTGGCGTCGCCGAGCGGGACATGA
- a CDS encoding AbiEi antitoxin N-terminal domain-containing protein: MQRLSEQILAYAEGMPEGTPVSAKSLLHLGNRAAVDQALSRLAERGQLIRVGRGVYLRPVTSRSGTRSPSVEQAVEALASQRGEVIVSSGAAAANSLGLTTQVPVRSVYLTSGRTRKMNFGKQVVELRHAPRWQLAMAHRPAGEAVRALAWLGPENAEVALKALKRNLPQTAFNELVAAAPQLPTWLARSVGKAAHG, from the coding sequence ATGCAACGGTTGAGCGAACAGATTTTGGCATATGCGGAGGGAATGCCCGAGGGCACGCCCGTGTCTGCGAAGAGCTTGCTCCACCTCGGCAATCGAGCTGCGGTGGACCAAGCGCTGTCGCGTCTGGCGGAGCGTGGTCAGCTGATCCGCGTTGGTCGCGGCGTCTATCTGCGCCCTGTGACGAGCCGGTCTGGCACGCGGTCGCCTTCGGTGGAGCAGGCAGTCGAGGCGCTCGCCAGCCAGCGAGGCGAAGTCATCGTATCCAGCGGTGCTGCAGCCGCCAACAGCCTTGGCCTCACGACGCAGGTTCCGGTTCGCTCGGTCTATTTGACCTCGGGCCGCACGCGGAAAATGAACTTTGGCAAGCAGGTGGTCGAGTTGCGGCATGCACCGCGCTGGCAACTCGCCATGGCCCATCGGCCCGCTGGCGAGGCCGTTCGCGCGCTGGCCTGGCTTGGTCCTGAGAACGCGGAGGTGGCGCTGAAGGCGTTGAAACGCAACCTGCCGCAGACCGCCTTCAACGAGCTGGTGGCGGCGGCGCCGCAGCTTCCGACCTGGCTCGCGCGGAGTGTGGGAAAGGCTGCGCATGGCTGA
- a CDS encoding PhzF family phenazine biosynthesis protein has product MRMYQVDAFTDRLFAGNPAAVLVLDDWLPDELMLAITQENNLAETAFVKARPDGAWDLRWFAPAHEVDFCGHATLATAHILFTKAKADTQLVFHTRVGELRVSREPGGYRVDIPCLTPEDIGTLPPEIAGIFAEPPVRIFRNFENIFADLGSADAVRGFVPDLAAIANLGPVGLVVTGQKAEGAKADFVSRYFAPGAGIPEDPVTGSIHATLVPYWVARLGHDKLMAYQASARGGWLDCELTNDRVNLRGNAVTFMEATLSLPNISIGAHIEKADA; this is encoded by the coding sequence ATGCGCATGTATCAGGTCGACGCTTTCACCGACCGCCTCTTCGCGGGGAACCCCGCGGCCGTTCTTGTGCTTGACGACTGGCTACCGGATGAACTGATGCTGGCGATTACACAGGAGAACAACCTGGCTGAGACGGCGTTCGTCAAAGCCCGCCCCGATGGGGCGTGGGATCTGCGCTGGTTTGCCCCGGCTCATGAGGTCGATTTCTGCGGGCACGCCACCCTTGCGACAGCGCATATTCTGTTCACCAAGGCAAAGGCGGACACACAGCTCGTCTTCCACACCCGGGTCGGAGAACTGCGTGTATCGAGGGAGCCGGGCGGATACCGGGTCGACATTCCGTGTCTGACGCCCGAGGACATCGGCACTCTGCCGCCGGAAATAGCAGGGATTTTCGCTGAACCGCCCGTCCGCATCTTCCGCAATTTCGAGAACATCTTTGCCGATCTCGGCAGCGCCGATGCCGTGCGCGGTTTCGTTCCCGACCTTGCAGCCATTGCCAACCTCGGCCCTGTCGGCCTTGTTGTGACGGGGCAGAAAGCCGAGGGCGCAAAGGCGGATTTCGTGTCGCGCTACTTCGCCCCCGGCGCGGGCATACCCGAAGACCCGGTTACGGGGTCAATCCACGCTACGCTCGTGCCCTATTGGGTTGCGCGATTGGGCCACGACAAGCTCATGGCCTATCAGGCGTCGGCACGCGGCGGATGGCTAGACTGCGAACTTACCAATGACCGCGTTAATCTTCGCGGCAACGCTGTGACCTTCATGGAAGCCACGCTTTCTCTGCCCAACATATCGATTGGCGCGCATATCGAGAAGGCAGACGCATGA
- the mobC gene encoding plasmid mobilization relaxosome protein MobC translates to MDRTDVILLAQALGNLGRIGGNLNQLARRANAGKLLGHDAELAQTLVGIDALRDRLREIIA, encoded by the coding sequence ATGGACCGCACCGACGTCATACTTCTCGCTCAGGCTCTCGGCAATCTCGGACGCATCGGCGGTAACCTCAATCAGCTTGCGCGACGTGCCAATGCTGGCAAGCTACTCGGACATGATGCCGAACTTGCCCAGACACTTGTCGGGATCGACGCATTGCGGGATCGCCTTCGTGAGATCATCGCATGA
- the repC gene encoding plasmid replication protein RepC: MESRHVTTPFGRRPITLALVSRQIATKEIRSDKTTDKWKVLRDASEARKFLGVQDRSLAVLEALLSFYPENELRQGCQLVVFPSNAQLTLRAHGIAGATLRRHLALLVEAGLIVRRDSANGKRYARKNKSGSVESAFGFDLSPLLMRAEELAQMAQRVCADRIAYRRAKEDLTICRRDVRKLISAAIGEGADGHWQKLEAVYLELVRRIPRAPLLSDLHGLLEEMEMLREEVLNVLDIKQKAEFLSANDDHNEHHKQSSNTESLYELEPGSDVEERAMPCQNREPANIALKVFPLDMVLRACPEIVAYGPNGRVASWRDLTSASVIVRSMLGVTPSAYQEACDAIGPQNAAVMIACILERAGHINSAGGYMRALTSKSKRGQFSLGPVLMSLLRTKGISSRSGHDHGAVP, encoded by the coding sequence ATGGAGAGCAGACATGTGACGACGCCCTTTGGGCGGCGGCCGATAACGCTTGCCTTGGTGAGCCGGCAGATAGCGACGAAAGAAATCAGATCCGACAAAACGACAGACAAGTGGAAGGTCTTGCGGGATGCATCCGAGGCGCGGAAATTCCTCGGCGTCCAGGATCGCAGTTTGGCGGTCCTGGAAGCTCTCCTCAGTTTCTATCCCGAGAATGAATTAAGGCAGGGTTGCCAACTTGTCGTTTTTCCGTCGAACGCGCAACTGACCCTCAGAGCCCACGGCATCGCGGGCGCGACGCTTCGTCGGCACTTAGCGCTGCTCGTCGAAGCTGGGCTGATTGTTCGAAGGGACAGTGCCAACGGCAAGCGCTACGCACGCAAAAACAAGAGCGGCTCGGTCGAGAGTGCCTTTGGATTCGATTTATCGCCGCTGCTCATGCGCGCGGAGGAGCTCGCCCAGATGGCGCAGCGGGTTTGCGCGGACAGGATCGCATACCGCAGGGCCAAGGAAGATCTCACGATATGCCGGCGTGACGTCCGCAAGCTCATCTCCGCGGCAATCGGAGAGGGGGCCGACGGCCACTGGCAGAAGCTGGAGGCCGTTTACCTCGAGCTCGTGCGCCGAATCCCACGTGCACCCCTCTTGTCCGATCTTCATGGCCTTCTTGAGGAAATGGAAATGTTGCGTGAAGAAGTCCTCAACGTATTGGATATAAAGCAAAAAGCGGAATTTTTGAGCGCCAATGATGATCACAATGAGCACCACAAACAGAGTTCAAATACCGAATCCCTCTATGAACTTGAACCGGGCTCTGATGTCGAAGAGCGAGCTATGCCTTGCCAAAACAGGGAACCGGCTAACATAGCGCTGAAGGTGTTTCCGTTGGACATGGTGCTGCGGGCATGCCCTGAAATCGTTGCATACGGCCCGAATGGGCGGGTAGCCAGCTGGCGGGATCTGACGTCGGCATCCGTCATCGTCAGGTCGATGCTTGGTGTTACTCCATCGGCTTATCAGGAAGCGTGCGATGCGATCGGACCGCAAAATGCGGCTGTCATGATCGCCTGCATCCTCGAGCGGGCAGGGCACATAAACTCGGCAGGCGGATACATGCGGGCTCTAACTTCGAAATCAAAACGAGGGCAATTTTCGCTGGGGCCGGTTTTGATGTCGTTGTTGAGGACGAAAGGTATTAGCTCTCGGAGCGGTCATGATCACGGAGCGGTACCATGA
- a CDS encoding helix-turn-helix domain-containing protein: MTDMMMVAETEQQLGSVLASRIQNLRHERTLSLDALAKLTGLSKGTVVALEKGKANPSIGVLCRLAAAFSLSVSDLLSNLVNDAPDSPLERTTPKILWSSTNGSQAQLQVSTTGRTMFELWSWTIMPGEEYRADAHSPDTRELISVAEGSLSVRVGAETLILNAGEGARLVTDQEHSYAAAGNRPARFTMAVLERGGPADETPSVEN; encoded by the coding sequence ATGACCGATATGATGATGGTGGCTGAGACGGAACAACAGCTCGGCTCGGTGCTTGCGAGCCGAATCCAGAATCTCCGGCATGAGCGGACGCTGAGCCTCGACGCACTCGCCAAGCTCACCGGCCTCTCCAAAGGCACCGTGGTGGCACTCGAAAAAGGCAAGGCGAACCCCAGTATCGGCGTCTTGTGTCGGCTGGCTGCGGCCTTTTCACTCTCTGTCTCCGATCTCCTGAGCAATCTGGTAAATGACGCGCCCGATAGTCCGCTTGAGCGCACCACACCAAAGATACTGTGGAGCAGCACCAATGGCAGCCAGGCACAGCTTCAGGTGTCCACGACCGGCCGGACCATGTTCGAGTTGTGGTCGTGGACCATTATGCCGGGCGAGGAGTATCGAGCCGATGCACACAGCCCGGATACACGCGAGCTGATTTCCGTTGCTGAAGGCAGCCTCAGCGTTCGCGTCGGTGCTGAAACCTTGATCCTGAATGCTGGGGAAGGTGCCCGGCTGGTCACGGATCAGGAACACTCCTATGCCGCAGCGGGCAATCGGCCCGCTCGCTTCACCATGGCCGTTCTGGAACGGGGAGGACCGGCCGACGAAACGCCATCCGTGGAGAACTGA
- a CDS encoding TIGR01458 family HAD-type hydrolase codes for MLCKQHHPLKQANRTRRLARLGFSVTSDELFTPAQAARNWLRKHERSPHLLVHPDLIQEFQGLEGSRGRAIVVGDAGDAFDYEALNAAFRELVDGAELLALAANRTFRDSDGKLSLDAGAFVAALEFASQRDAIVLGKPAPAFFPSALATINCTEGEAVMIGDDAETDVAGALRISFAHALLVRTGKYRHGDEGRFEPAPTATLRDISAAVDWILAKRREAG; via the coding sequence TTGCTTTGTAAGCAACACCACCCGCTCAAACAAGCAAACCGTACTCGCCGGCTCGCCAGGCTTGGTTTTTCGGTTACGAGCGACGAACTCTTCACTCCGGCGCAGGCGGCGCGCAATTGGCTTCGCAAGCACGAGCGATCACCACATCTTCTGGTACACCCCGATCTAATTCAGGAATTCCAAGGCCTGGAAGGCAGTCGCGGGAGGGCGATCGTTGTTGGCGACGCGGGAGACGCATTCGACTACGAAGCGCTGAATGCGGCATTTCGAGAGTTGGTCGACGGAGCCGAATTGCTCGCTCTCGCAGCCAATCGGACGTTCAGGGATTCCGACGGAAAACTCAGCCTTGACGCGGGAGCGTTCGTCGCTGCACTGGAATTCGCAAGCCAAAGAGACGCCATTGTCCTTGGGAAGCCGGCTCCGGCATTCTTCCCCTCGGCACTCGCCACGATCAACTGCACGGAAGGAGAGGCCGTGATGATTGGCGACGATGCGGAAACGGACGTCGCTGGGGCCTTGAGGATCAGTTTTGCCCATGCGCTGCTGGTGCGCACCGGAAAGTATCGCCACGGCGACGAAGGCCGTTTCGAGCCTGCACCGACGGCGACACTGCGCGATATTTCCGCCGCGGTCGATTGGATTCTCGCAAAGCGCAGAGAAGCGGGGTGA
- a CDS encoding helix-turn-helix transcriptional regulator — protein MLGWSQAELAKAASVSRQTIADFERGVHVPISNNLTSIIAAFEKAGILFIPENGGGVGVRFKK, from the coding sequence ATGCTGGGTTGGAGCCAGGCAGAACTTGCCAAGGCGGCCAGCGTATCTCGTCAAACCATTGCGGATTTTGAACGCGGAGTGCACGTGCCCATAAGCAATAATCTCACGAGCATTATAGCGGCGTTCGAAAAGGCAGGAATCCTGTTCATCCCCGAAAATGGTGGCGGCGTGGGTGTTCGCTTCAAGAAGTAG